A part of Cottoperca gobio chromosome 4, fCotGob3.1, whole genome shotgun sequence genomic DNA contains:
- the tmem44 gene encoding transmembrane protein 44 isoform X1 — protein sequence MGPRILTPEGQTGGNPNTFLFNLVESCLDTVTTCFSHCADKLCVPIGLSSLSALLLLLSCFLLVYQRCTLRGGDPGETIIFLYSLLGNMCSTIGAILSRQLHIQIVLGAFAAAMDVVSFISCCLPVLLCWNSKAERRLRVMRGRRRQHLLAVCVLIVVAGGFVKDMVAHRPADGPLSGRRLLHATFQDHTEFLGYILGLLSFVIACTSRFPALFRAYRGEVLTCAYMVSGLICSLADALYAAAILLYSTRFEFLLKVMPWLLSAICCVTLNLLILVIHWWKKGTRNQLVSFSPDTESLLGDPDIPTEDNAVMKRQRKQQVHSSARTKAKHIQKMTEMGRYMDVSVQPAGKICLKKVTLSKEEVDDRPLNRTVRVMGVDSFCSSDASCDSSPVSSDLEWDFEAANAQWSEPTANKQEGDEFPPQEWPTNPKPFDICACAMFGIQQKTLSGREEEEVQL from the exons ATGGGGCCACGTATATTGACCCCAGAGGGTCAGACAGGAGGAAATCCAAACACTTTTCTCTTCAATTTGGTTGAATCTTGCCTCGATACAGTCACCACCTGCTTCTCTCATTGCGCAGACAAACTGTGCGTCCCCATCGGTCTCAGCTCTCTATCTGCGCTGCTTTTACTGCTGTCATGCTTTCT GCTCGTGTATCAGAGGTGCACACTTCGGGGAGGGGATCCGGGAGAAACCATCATTTTCCTCTACAGCCTCCTCGGTAACATGTGCAGCACAATCGGAGCCATTCTGTCCAGACAGCTGCACATTCAG ATTGTGTTGGGGGCATTTGCTGCTGCTATGGATGTAGTCAGTTTTATTTCTTGCTGCTTGCCTGTGCTCCTGTGCTGGAACTCAAAGGCAG AAAGGAGACTGAGGGTGATGAGGGGGCGGAGGAGGCAGCACCTCCTTGCAGTGTGTGTACTGATAGTGGTTGCAGGTGGTTTCGTGAAGGACATGGTGGCCCACCGCCCAGCAGATGGGCCTCTCAGCGGGAGGAGACTGCTGCATGCCACCTTCCAA GACCACACTGAATTCCTGGGTTACATACTTGGCCTGCTGTCCTTTGTCATTGCCTGTACCTCCAGGTTCCCCGCACTCTTCAGAGCA TACAGAGGAGAGGTGTTGACATGTGCCTACATGGTCTCTGGACTGATATGCTCACTGGCTGATGCCCTCTATGCTGCTGCCATACTCCTGTACAGCACTCGGTTTGAGTTTCTTTTAAAAGTCATGCCGTGGCTGCTGTCAGCAATATGTTGCGTCACCCTGAACCTTCTT ATTCTTGTTATCCACTGGTGGAAGAAAGGAACCAGAAATCAGCTTGTAAGTTTCTCTCCAGACACGGAGAGCCTTTTAGGTGACCCGGACATCCCCACTGAGGATAATGCTGTTatgaagagacaaagaaaacagcaaGTTCATTCATCAGCACGGACAAAA GCAAAACATATCCAGAAGATGACTGAGATGGGCCGTTACATGGATGTCAGTGTTCAACCTGCAGGAAAA ataTGCCTTAAGAAAGTGACGTTGTCCAAGGAGGAGGTGGATGACCGGCCTCTCAACAGGACTGTGCGAGTGATGGGAGTCGACAGTTTCTGCTCCTCAGATGCATCGTGTGACTCTTCACCGGTTAGCTCTGATCTAGAG TGGGATTTTGAAGCGGCAAATGCCCAGTGGAGTGAACCAACTGCAAATAAACAGGAGGGGGATGAATTTCCACCTCAAGAGTGGCCAACAAACCCCAAACCCTTTGACATCTGCGCCTGTGCCATGTTTGGCATCCAGCAGAAAACTTTGTCTGgtagagaagaggaagaggtgcAACTTTAG
- the tmem44 gene encoding transmembrane protein 44 isoform X2 — translation MGPRILTPEGQTGGNPNTFLFNLVESCLDTVTTCFSHCADKLCVPIGLSSLSALLLLLSCFLLVYQRCTLRGGDPGETIIFLYSLLGNMCSTIGAILSRQLHIQIVLGAFAAAMDVVSFISCCLPVLLCWNSKAERRLRVMRGRRRQHLLAVCVLIVVAGGFVKDMVAHRPADGPLSGRRLLHATFQDHTEFLGYILGLLSFVIACTSRFPALFRAYRGEVLTCAYMVSGLICSLADALYAAAILLYSTRFEFLLKVMPWLLSAICCVTLNLLILVIHWWKKGTRNQLVSFSPDTESLLGDPDIPTEDNAVMKRQRKQQVHSSARTKAKHIQKMTEMGRYMDVSVQPAGKICLKKVTLSKEEVDDRPLNRTVRVMGVDSFCSSDASCDSSPVSSDLEVFPAQHRSS, via the exons ATGGGGCCACGTATATTGACCCCAGAGGGTCAGACAGGAGGAAATCCAAACACTTTTCTCTTCAATTTGGTTGAATCTTGCCTCGATACAGTCACCACCTGCTTCTCTCATTGCGCAGACAAACTGTGCGTCCCCATCGGTCTCAGCTCTCTATCTGCGCTGCTTTTACTGCTGTCATGCTTTCT GCTCGTGTATCAGAGGTGCACACTTCGGGGAGGGGATCCGGGAGAAACCATCATTTTCCTCTACAGCCTCCTCGGTAACATGTGCAGCACAATCGGAGCCATTCTGTCCAGACAGCTGCACATTCAG ATTGTGTTGGGGGCATTTGCTGCTGCTATGGATGTAGTCAGTTTTATTTCTTGCTGCTTGCCTGTGCTCCTGTGCTGGAACTCAAAGGCAG AAAGGAGACTGAGGGTGATGAGGGGGCGGAGGAGGCAGCACCTCCTTGCAGTGTGTGTACTGATAGTGGTTGCAGGTGGTTTCGTGAAGGACATGGTGGCCCACCGCCCAGCAGATGGGCCTCTCAGCGGGAGGAGACTGCTGCATGCCACCTTCCAA GACCACACTGAATTCCTGGGTTACATACTTGGCCTGCTGTCCTTTGTCATTGCCTGTACCTCCAGGTTCCCCGCACTCTTCAGAGCA TACAGAGGAGAGGTGTTGACATGTGCCTACATGGTCTCTGGACTGATATGCTCACTGGCTGATGCCCTCTATGCTGCTGCCATACTCCTGTACAGCACTCGGTTTGAGTTTCTTTTAAAAGTCATGCCGTGGCTGCTGTCAGCAATATGTTGCGTCACCCTGAACCTTCTT ATTCTTGTTATCCACTGGTGGAAGAAAGGAACCAGAAATCAGCTTGTAAGTTTCTCTCCAGACACGGAGAGCCTTTTAGGTGACCCGGACATCCCCACTGAGGATAATGCTGTTatgaagagacaaagaaaacagcaaGTTCATTCATCAGCACGGACAAAA GCAAAACATATCCAGAAGATGACTGAGATGGGCCGTTACATGGATGTCAGTGTTCAACCTGCAGGAAAA ataTGCCTTAAGAAAGTGACGTTGTCCAAGGAGGAGGTGGATGACCGGCCTCTCAACAGGACTGTGCGAGTGATGGGAGTCGACAGTTTCTGCTCCTCAGATGCATCGTGTGACTCTTCACCGGTTAGCTCTGATCTAGAG GTGTTTCCTGCACAGCACAGAAGTTCATGA
- the lsg1 gene encoding large subunit GTPase 1 homolog, producing the protein MGKKKSNGPGVLGRSLIKERLQAGRGNKRGDSWIHTSELNDGYDWGRLNLQSVTEQSSMDDFLATAELAGTEFVAEKLNIKFVPAEARAGLITAEERTRLKQLHEDNKHFLRIPRRPHWDEGTSREALQLAEKDSFLEWRRALAQLEEEQKLFLTPFERNLEFWRQLWRVIERSDVVVQIVDARNPLLFRCADLELYVKEVSEHKVNMLLVNKADLLTRQQRRVWARYFQKQGMRTVFWSALAESDRLDAEEKATEVEDPKCVESVESDPDEEGQPDNEDLTQKGAAGEEEMKTAEEDEDQQEKVTVQEEDWHTCSEDDYEEEEGTAGSSNKSSFHNSSRLLHMDELLAVFKAVHNGPRCREEQLTVGLVGYPNVGKSSTINTILRNKKVSVSATPGHTKHFQTLYVEPGLCLCDCPGLVMPSFVSTKAEMICSGILSIDQMRDHVPAVSHICQVIPRHVSEGTYGINIIRPREDEDPDRAPSSEEMLMAYGYMRGFMTAHGQPDQSRSARYILKDFVSGKLLYCHPPPHIDAEDFQPQHSKFLKKDFDCSDFSSTTPNNNNKIRRIENVVDKNFFHQANVRALSKGVQSVMGYKSGSEPVPPGKPDPPGKPESEMVAGKPWKKHGNKNKKEKVRRLNRHLEA; encoded by the exons ATGGGTAAGAAAAAGTCAAACGGACCAGGCGTACTGGGCCGATCTCTGATAAAGGAGAGACTCCAGGCAGGCCGAGGAAACAAGAGGGGCGACTCCTGG ATTCATACCAGTGAGCTGAATGATGGCTATGACTGGGGACGGCTGAACCTGCAGTCAGTGACAGAACAGAGTTCCATGGATGATTTTCTAGCCACCGCCGAATTGGCAGGAACAGAGTTTGTTGCAG AGAAACTCAACATCAAGTTTGTGCCAGCGGAAGCTAGAGCAGGCTTGATAACAGCTGAGGAGAGAACCAGGCTGAAGCAGCTGCATGAAGACAACAAGCATTTCCTCAGAATTCCTCGAcg ACCCCACTGGGATGAAGGCACCAGCCGAGAAGCGCTTCAACTAGCAGAGAAAGACAGCTTTTTGGAGTGGAGACGAGCGCTTGCACA GCTagaagaggagcagaagttATTTCTCACCCCATTTGAGAGGAACCTGGAGTTCTGGAGACAACTGTGGAGAGTGATCGAGAGGAG TGATGTCGTCGTTCAAATTGTTGATGCCAGAAATCCTTTGCTGTTCAGATGTGCTGACCTG GAGTTGTACGTAAAGGAGGTGTCCGAGCATAAGGTGAACATGCTGTTGGTGAATAAGGCCGACCTGCTGACCAGACAGCAGAGGCGAGTCTGGGCTAGATACTTCCAGAAACAAGGGATGAGGACAGTTTTCTGGTCTGCCCTGGCTGAGAGCGACAGACTGGATGCAGAGGAGAag GCCACGGAAGTGGAGGATCCAAAGTGTGTAGAGAGTGTAGAGAGTGACCCAGACGAGGAAGGACAGCCGGACAATGAAGATTTGACCCAAAAAGGggcagctggagaggaggagatgaagacggcagaggaggatgaagaccAGCAGGAAAAGGTAACTGTACAGGAGGAGGACTGGCACACCTGCTCAGAAGACGAttatgaagaagaggagggaactGCTGGTTCATCCAATAAATCCTCCTTCCACAACTCAAGCCGTCTGCTGCATATGGACGAGCTGCTCGCCGTGTTTAAGGCTGTACACAACGGGCCCAGGTGTAGAGAAGAACAACTGACAGTAGGACTG GTTGGGTATCCTAATGTGGGAAAGAGTTCCACCATCAACACCATCCTGAGGAACAAGAAGGTGTCCGTTTCAGCCACTCCTGGACACACGAAGCACTTTCAG ACTCTGTATGTGGAGCCAGGCCTGTGCCTCTGTGACTGCCCAGGTCTGGTCATGCCCTCCTTTGTTTCTACCAAAGCTGAGATGATCTGCTCTGGGATCCTGTCCATTGACCAGATGAGAGATCACGTCCCTGCAGTCTCTCAT ATATGTCAGGTGATCCCTCGACATGTGTCAGAAGGCACCTACGGCATCAACATCATCCGACCACGAGAAGACGAAGACCCCGACAGGGCCCCCTCCTCTGAGGAGATGCTGATGGCTTATGGAT ACATGAGAGGCTTCATGACTGCGCACGGCCAGCCTGATCAGTCCAGATCAGCCCGTTACATCCTGAAGGATTTTGTCAGC GGAAAGCTTCTGTACTGTCATCCTCCTCCACATATTGATGCCGAAGACTTCCAGCCGCAGCACAGCAAGTTCCTGAAAAAAGACTTTGACTGCAGTGACTTCTCCTCCACaacaccaaacaacaacaacaaaattaGGAGAATTGAAAATGTGGTTGACAAGAACTTCTTCCATCAG GCGAATGTGCGGGCGCTCTCCAAGGGGGTTCAGTCTGTTATGGGCTACAAGTCAGGCAGCGAACCTGTCCCTCCAGGAAAACCTGACCCTCCAGGGAAACCTGAATCAGAGATGGTAGCGGGGAAACCCTGGAAAAAACACGGCAATAAGAACAAGAAGGAAAAAGTACGCCGTCTTAACAGGCATCTGGAGGCCTGA
- the fam43a gene encoding protein FAM43A has product MLPWKKNKFDLIEEDKQSKQKGYAVSLNYSALTSFAKSCPESALNRVGSMFKSKRKKVKITSEDPTYTVLYLGNATTIQSKGDGCTDVAVSKIWGKSEMGKNGTKMRLTISSQGIRMVHVDDKARRPGHLYLLHRITYCVADPRLPKIFAWVYRHEMKHKAVMLRCHAVLVSKPEKAKAMALLLYQTSATALAEFKRLKRRDDARHQQQQLIGEQTIPLVPIRKLLNGQCYYKPPVERSRSAPKLGSITEDLVGEEEEEKAMHFECEDILDTDDDCVANGKQELTQIINDLGEMSIGNDVQTLKADLRVTRLLSGESTGSESSIESNQEPPLLTNGFEEVKVQEIA; this is encoded by the coding sequence ATGCTGCCTTGGAAGAAGAATAAGTTCGACCTGATCGAGGAAGACAAGCAGTCCAAGCAGAAGGGCTATGCGGTGAGCCTCAACTACTCTGCGCTCACCTCATTTGCCAAGTCCTGCCCCGAGAGCGCACTCAACAGGGTGGGCAGCATGTTCAAGTCAAAGAGGAAAAAGGTGAAGATCACCAGCGAGGATCCGACATACACGGTGCTCTACCTGGGGAATGCCACCACAATCCAGTCCAAAGGGGACGGCTGCACGGACGTGGCGGTGAGCAAGATCTGGGGGAAAAGCGAAATGGGCAAGAACGGCACCAAGATGAGGCTGACCATCAGCTCGCAGGGCATCCGGATGGTGCATGTGGACGACAAGGCTAGGAGGCCGGGACACTTGTACTTGCTGCATCGGATAACCTACTGCGTCGCGGACCCGAGGCTACCCAAGATTTTCGCCTGGGTTTACAGGCACGAAATGAAGCACAAGGCCGTGATGCTGCGCTGCCACGCAGTGCTGGTGTCCAAGCCGGAGAAGGCAAAGGCTATGGCGCTGCTGCTGTACCAGACCTCGGCCACGGCCCTGGCTGAGTTCAAAAGACTAAAGCGGAGGGACGATGCcagacaccagcagcagcagctcatagGGGAACAAACCATCCCGTTGGTCCCCATCAGGAAGCTGCTGAACGGACAGTGCTACTACAAACCTCCGGTGGAGCGCAGCCGGAGCGCGCCCAAACTGGGCTCCATCACAGAGGACTTAGtcggagaggaggaggaggagaaagcgATGCACTTTGAGTGTGAGGACATTCTTGACACGGACGATGATTGTGTTGCTAACGGTAAACAGGAGTTGACTCAGATTATTAATGACTTGGGAGAGATGAGCATAGGAAACGACGTGCAGACACTGAAAGCTGACCTCAGAGTCACCAGACTTCTCTCTGGAGAGAGCACGGGGAGTGAGTCCTCCATAGAGAGCAACCAGGAGCCCCCTCTGCTCACTAATGGGTTTGAGGAGGTGAAAGTGCAGGAAATCGCCTGA